The Methylocaldum marinum genome includes the window CGAACCGCACCTCCCGCCAATGTGTCCGTCTAATCGTCCCGAACGATTCGACAGAGTCGTGGCCTATATCGGCCTAGGTGCCAATTTGGACAATCCCGTGGAGACCATCAAGTCGGCACGTTCTGCCATCAACGAGATCGCGGGTGTTCGGGAGCTGGCCTTTTCCAGCCTTTATCGCAGCGCACCCATGGGACCCACAGATCAGCCCGATTACGTCAACGCCGTGATGTCGGTCGAGACGACTTTAAATCCTCTCGAGTTGCTGCGCGCGCTTCAAGGCATAGAGACCGCCCACGGGCGAGTCCGCAAGGGCGAGCGCTGGGGGCCGCGTACGCTGGATCTGGATATATTGCTGTATGGGTACGAAATCCTGGAAGGCGAAGTGTTGACCGTGCCTCATGCCGGAATCGCAGAACGCGAGTTCGTGCTGTATCCTCTTATGGAGATTTCGCCCGAACTTGATATTCCCGGTATGGGTTTGCTGGCCGAGCTGGTTCGGACCTGTCCGAAACGAGGGCTGGAGGTGATCGAGGATGTCTGAGGAGGCGTGGGTCCCGACTGTTCCGGAGCTTTCGGCAATCAAAGGCTGCGATGAACAAATCGTTGCTCTTGCCGCTTATGATGTCGGATTTGGCGGAGTCTTGGGCGAACTCGGCGTCGATCTTGTTTTGGCCGGCGGCCATTCCGGTCAGGGCTTTAACGGCCATATTACGCTTCTGTCCGACAACACGCTTGGCATCACCCCCGGAAAGCGGACAAAGTTTTCCGGGGGATTTCTTCAAGGCGCTGATGAGATTCCGGCCGCTATCCGTAATTGTGCGGATGATGTGAGACCGGGTCGGCTCCCGGCATCGGGCCGGCGTTATGGGCGGGGCTTTCGGCGGACAATTCAAGGATCACCATGCTTGTCCTGGAATCCATAAGCGCTTTGCGCCAAACCCTGCGGGATTGGCGTTCGAAAGGCATTTCCGTGGCTTTCGTGCCGACCATGGGAAATCTGCATGCAGGGCACGTGCATCTCGTCCGTGAAGCGAAGCGGGTCGCCGACAGAGTGGTCGTCAGCGTGTTCGTGAATCCTACGCAATTCTCTCCGGGGGAGGATTTTGACGCCTATCCGCGAACGCCCGCCGAAGACGCGGAAAAGCTTCGCGGTGCGGAAACCGATCTGCTATTTATGCCTGCTGCGGCAGAACTTTATCCAAGGGGTTCGGATGCCGCGACCTTCGTTGAGGTGCCGGGGCTATCCGATGAGCTCTGTGGTCAATTCAGATCGGGGCATTTCCGAGGCGTTGCAACGGTCGTCAGCAAGTTCTTCAACCTGGTGCAGCCTGATGTCGCATTGTTCGGTGAAAAAGATTTTCAGCAGCTGATGATTATCCGCCGGGTGGTGGCGGATCTCGATTTTCCCGTACGAATCCACGCTGTCGCGACTGTCAGGGAGCCGAGCGGATTGGCGATGAGTTCGAGAAATGCGTATCTCACGGCGGAGCAGAAGGCGCAGGCGGCCCGCTTGTACCGCTGTCTTTGCCAGGCGGCCGAGGCGATTGGCCGAGGCGAGAGAGATTTCGAGCAAATCGAACGGCAGCAGGTCGAAGCTCTGCAGGCGGCGGGGTTTCGCGCCGATTATTTCAGCATCCGGCGGGAGTCAGATCTGGCTCCTGCAGGGCAGGACGATTCAGATCTCGTAATATTGGCGGCCGCCTGGCTGGGGAAAGCTCGCTTGATCGACAATATCCGGGTGACTCGATCCCGATGAAGCAGAACTCTGCGCGCCGCCCAGAGCGGTCTTGATGATATCGCTTCTGACGAACCGTCCGGCTTCGCTTCGGACGAATTGCTCGAACTCGCGTGCTACCGCCGACAGACGTTTGCCGGCCCGATGGACGATGTACCACTGGCGCATGATGGGAAATGATTCCGCGTCCAGAACAACCACGCGACCGTCTTCCAGCTCACGCTCCACGGTGTGTACGGAAACTATGCCGAGACCTAAGCCTTCTTCGACGCCCTGCTTGATGGCGCCGTTGGTATTCATTTCCATGCTGGCGGAAATTTGCACGCCTTTTTCCGATAGGAAGCGCTCCACGGCGTTGCGGGTCCCGGAGCCTTGCTCCCTCATGAGAAAGGTCTCGCGATTCAGTTCGGCCAAGGGGATGCTTTTTTGGCCCGCCAAGGGGTGACGGGTCGGGGCAATGATCACCAAAGGGTTGTCCATGAATGCCTCTGCGGTTAAGTCCTGGTCCTCCGGTGGTTGCCCCATCAAGACGATATCGGCCTCGTTGTCGTCCAGTTGCTGCAACAGGCCTTTACGGTTGGTGACTTTGAAACTGACTTTGACCTTTGGATAACGTTGGCAAAAATCAGCCAAGAGGCGAATGGCGAAATAATGGACCGTGCTGGCGACCGACACCGCCAGGCGGCCGCCTTCCGTCCCTTTCAGCTCTTCGATCAGCTGTTCCGCCTCCTCGAGTTGCAGGGAAATGGCGCGGCTCAGCCGATAGAGTTCCTCCCCGGCTCGGGTCAGGTAGATTTTTTTGCCCAGCCTCTCGAACAAAGGCAGGCCGACGACTTCCTCGAATTGCTTTATTTGCATCGAAACGGCAGGCTGGGTCAGATAAAGCTCTTCGGCCGCGCGGGTGAAGCTTAAGCGGCGCGCCACCCTCTCGAAGACTTTCAGTTGTCGAAGTGTAATGTTCATGTTTTCGCGCCAACACACGACCTATAAAGAATCATTTATTTTAAGAGTATGGACTTAATGGTTCTGCTTATGCAATATCCTCGGCCGGGTATCCGATTTTGATTTGGAGCATGCAACGAACGGTAGGGCAGCGCGTGGGTGTATGGCGTCTTATGCCCATGGGGCGCGCAGGCGAATGGCCATATGAGCGGCTTCGGGGGAATTGTTGACGGTGAGGCTGTTCGTCGCGGTAGGTTTTCCCTGTGTTGTGTTATTAGTGGCGTCTTCGGTGGCCGATTACGTCAGCTTGAATGGGGTTCGAAGTGAATTTTGGCTGGTCCCGCAATCCACGGATGCGCCAGTGCGGTTAAAATAATTAATAAGTGTGGAGGAAGCATCTCATGTCCAAGAAGCATCCAGTCATCGCTGTTACCGGTTCGTCGGGTGCTGGAACGACTACCGTTAAACAGGCGTTCGAGCATTTGTTCTTTCGGCTGAACATCGAGCCGGCGGTGGTGGAAGGAGACAGCTTTCACCGCTACGACCGCACCGAAATGCGTAGCCACATCAATAGAGCTCAAGCGGAGGGCCGGCATTTCAGTCACTTCGCCGTAGAGGCAAATTTGCTCGAAGAACTGGAAAATTTGTTCCGGCAATACAGTGAAACCGGCACAGGCAAGCGGCGCTACTACATCCATAACGAAGAAGAAGGCCTGCGTCTGGGGGGCTATAAACCGGGAACCTTCACACCATGGAGCGATATCTCCGAGGGTACGGATTTGCTCTTTTACGAAGGTCTGCATGGGGCGGTGAAGAACGAGTTCGTGGATATTCCCCGGTACGCGGATCTTTTGGTTGGCGTGGTCCCCATCGTCAATCTTGAATGGATTCAGAAGATCCACCGCGATACCGCCGAACGCGGTTATAAGCCGGAGGACGTCACCGACACGATTCTGCGCCGCATGTACGATTATGTGAACGTCATCACGCCTCAATTTTCTCAAACGGATATCAATTTCCAGCGGGTACCTCTGGTTGATACCTCGAATCCATTCATTGCACGGGACATCCCATCGCCGGACGAGAGTCTCGTCATCATCCGCTTCAAGAATCCGCGCAAATTCAACGTTGACTTCCAGAATCTTTTGGCGATGATCAAGGACTCATTCATGTCCCGCTACAATTCGATCGTAGTTCCCGGTGGCAAGATGGGGCTCGCCATGGAAATCATTTTCCGCCCCATTCTCGAACGGATGATGGAAGAGAAGGAAAAGGCCTGATCGACTGGAGCATTTTTTGGGAATGGCTGGTGTTGCGGAGGGCTGGACGCCAGTCCCTAATACTCCGCCAGACGTCAATCCCGACAGGTGAATCGAATACGCGTCAGCGAAAGTGCGTCAGAGCGGCCTTTTTCAAGGCCGCTGTAAATTTGCATACGCCAGCATCAGCCATTTGATGCCGGATTCGGCGAAATTCACCTGGACTCGGGCTTGACTGCCTTCACCTTCATACTGAAGGATCACGCCTTCCCCGAATTTCGCGTGGCGTACCCGCTGTCCCAGCTTGAAAACACCGCCATTGTCGTTGGTGCTTGGCGAAGTTTGCGAGAACGCTATAGGCCGGCCTGTGTTTCCGCGCATACGGACTTCCTGAAGATGCTCGGATGGAATCTCCCGCAGGAAACGCGAGGGTCGGGGATAGGTTTCTTTGCCGTACAGGCGGCGGGTTTCGGCATAAATGAGAAACAGCTTTCGCTTCGCGCGAGTGATGCCGACATAGCAAAGGCGGCGCTCTTCCTCCAGGCGGCTCGGCTCTTCCAGCGACTGCAAGCTCGGAAACAATCCTTCCTCGAGACCGACGATGAACACCAGGTCAAATTCCAGTCCCTTGGCTGCATGCAGGGTCATGAGTTGAACGCAGTCCTCGTACTCGTCGCTCTGATTCTCCCCGGCTTCCAAGGCAGCGTGGGAGAGAAACTGGTCGAGCTTAGAAAGCTCCGTATCCAGCTGCGGTTCATATTCGAACTGGCGTGCGGCGTTCACCAATTCATCCAGGTTCTCGACGCGTGCTTCGGCTTGTTCACCTTTTTCCTTTTCGTAATGGGCTCGAAGGCCGGAAGCGGGAACCACGTGCTGCACCTTTTCCCAAAGGGGAAGTTCGGCGGTGTCTAGGGTCAAGGTTTCGATCAGTTGCAGAAAACCCGATAAGGGCGACCGGGCGCGGGTGGGCACT containing:
- the folK gene encoding 2-amino-4-hydroxy-6-hydroxymethyldihydropteridine diphosphokinase produces the protein MCPSNRPERFDRVVAYIGLGANLDNPVETIKSARSAINEIAGVRELAFSSLYRSAPMGPTDQPDYVNAVMSVETTLNPLELLRALQGIETAHGRVRKGERWGPRTLDLDILLYGYEILEGEVLTVPHAGIAEREFVLYPLMEISPELDIPGMGLLAELVRTCPKRGLEVIEDV
- the panC gene encoding pantoate--beta-alanine ligase; translation: MLVLESISALRQTLRDWRSKGISVAFVPTMGNLHAGHVHLVREAKRVADRVVVSVFVNPTQFSPGEDFDAYPRTPAEDAEKLRGAETDLLFMPAAAELYPRGSDAATFVEVPGLSDELCGQFRSGHFRGVATVVSKFFNLVQPDVALFGEKDFQQLMIIRRVVADLDFPVRIHAVATVREPSGLAMSSRNAYLTAEQKAQAARLYRCLCQAAEAIGRGERDFEQIERQQVEALQAAGFRADYFSIRRESDLAPAGQDDSDLVILAAAWLGKARLIDNIRVTRSR
- a CDS encoding LysR family transcriptional regulator, which codes for MNITLRQLKVFERVARRLSFTRAAEELYLTQPAVSMQIKQFEEVVGLPLFERLGKKIYLTRAGEELYRLSRAISLQLEEAEQLIEELKGTEGGRLAVSVASTVHYFAIRLLADFCQRYPKVKVSFKVTNRKGLLQQLDDNEADIVLMGQPPEDQDLTAEAFMDNPLVIIAPTRHPLAGQKSIPLAELNRETFLMREQGSGTRNAVERFLSEKGVQISASMEMNTNGAIKQGVEEGLGLGIVSVHTVERELEDGRVVVLDAESFPIMRQWYIVHRAGKRLSAVAREFEQFVRSEAGRFVRSDIIKTALGGAQSSASSGSSHPDIVDQASFPQPGGRQYYEI
- a CDS encoding phosphoribulokinase, whose translation is MSKKHPVIAVTGSSGAGTTTVKQAFEHLFFRLNIEPAVVEGDSFHRYDRTEMRSHINRAQAEGRHFSHFAVEANLLEELENLFRQYSETGTGKRRYYIHNEEEGLRLGGYKPGTFTPWSDISEGTDLLFYEGLHGAVKNEFVDIPRYADLLVGVVPIVNLEWIQKIHRDTAERGYKPEDVTDTILRRMYDYVNVITPQFSQTDINFQRVPLVDTSNPFIARDIPSPDESLVIIRFKNPRKFNVDFQNLLAMIKDSFMSRYNSIVVPGGKMGLAMEIIFRPILERMMEEKEKA